Proteins from a genomic interval of Papaver somniferum cultivar HN1 chromosome 4, ASM357369v1, whole genome shotgun sequence:
- the LOC113275274 gene encoding synaptotagmin-2-like, producing MILRSSSPFNFPTKVGTGIGIDSKLFLGILLSHSNQHQHHRKRRRRRLECIGCCMLPANTGGGNPNFDSDRQSAVKSLGFSDELDDEYREIEAENSIQVPSNFTSFQQDPLVAKLRTQLGVIHPIPSPPPINRNIAGLFVFFFLVGVVFDKVWTSRKKIELKREKPATWPQVPTSFSLFLEKDLQRKESVEWVNMVLGKLWKVYRVGLENWLIGLLQPVIDNLKKPDYVERVEIKQFSLGEEPLSVRNVERRTSRRANDLQYQIGLRYTGGARMLLMLTLKFGFIPIKVPVGIRDFDIDGELWVKLRLIPTEPWVGAVSWAFVSLPKINFRLSPFRLFNVMAIPVLSMFLTKLLTEDLPRLFVRPKKSVLDFQKITAVGPISNDIIQDSKKDFVGELSVTLVDARKLPYFFSGKTDPFVVLSLGDQVMRSKKNSQTTVIGRPGEPIWNQDFDMLVANPRKQKLQIQVKDSLGFTDLTIGTGEVELGSLQDTVPTDKIVALKGGWDLFRKGSAGEILLRLTYKAYVEDEEDDKTKEESVDPDVSDDEMLDSDEADTTPEQPQGTSDATEKESFMDVLAALIVSEEFLGIVASETGYSKTTEDVTKSASSRAQTPDRLADSVPPGPGSGVVSPEDSALFWFAVITSVAVLIAFNVGGSSFFNP from the exons ATGATTTTGCGGTCTTCTTCTCCGTTTAATTTCCCCACCAAAGTTGGAACTGGAATCGGAATAGACAGTAAGTTGTTTCTTGGTATTCTTCTTTCACACAGtaatcaacatcaacatcatagaaaaagaagaagaagaagattggagtgTATAGGTTGTTGTATGCTCCCAGCCAATACTGGTGGtgggaaccctaattttgattctgATAGGCAGAGTGCTGTGAAATCTCTAGGGTTTTCAGATGAATTAGATGATGAATATAGAGAAATTGAAGCTGAGAATTCGATACAGGTACCATCGAATTTCACTAGTTTTCAACAAGATCCATTAGTAGCTAAGCTAAGAACACAATTAGGAGTAATTCATCCAATTCCATCTCCTCCTCCAATAAACCGTAATATCGCAGgtctttttgtgttttttttcttagtAGGAGTTGTTTTTGATAAAGTATGGACATCTAGAAAGAAAATTGAGTTGAAAAGAGAGAAACCAGCTACTTGGCCTCAAGTGCCTACTAGTTTTTCATTGTTTCTCGAAAAGGATTTGCAGAGAAAAGAATCGGTGGAATGGGTTAATATGGTTTTGGGGAAGTTGTGGAAAGTATATAGAGTTGGTCTTGAGAATTGGTTAATTGGATTGCTTCAGCCTGTTATCGATAATCTTAAGAAGCCGGATTATGTTGAGAGAGTTGAAATTAAGCAGTTTTCGTTAGGGGAAGAGCCTCTTTCTGTCAGAAATGTCGAGCGCAGGACTTCTCGTCGGGCTAATGATTTGCA GTACCAAATTGGACTCCGTTATACTGGTGGTGCGCGTATGTTGTTGATGCTCACGCTCAAATTTGGGTTCATTCCAATTAAAGTACCAGTTGGTATTAGAGATTTTGACATTGATGGAGAGTTATGGGTGAAATTGCGCTTAATACCAACAGAACCTTGGGTGGGAGCTGTCTCATGGGCTTTTGTTTCGCTTCCGAAAATAAATTTCCGGCTATCACCATTCCGTTTGTTCAATGTGATGG CAATTCCTGTTCTCTCAAT GTTCTTGACAAAACTCCTCACTGAGGATCTTCCTCGGCTCTTTGTACGTCCAAAAAAAAGTGTTCTAGATTTCCAGAAGATAACAGCAGTTGGTCCTATTTCAAATGATATTATTCAGGATTCAAAAAAGGATTTTGTTGGAGAACTGTCAGTGACTCTAGTAGATGCTCGAAAGCTTCCTTACTTTTTCTCTG GGAAAACGGATCCATTTGTGGTTCTAAGCTTAGGTGATCAAGTAATGCGCAGTAAAAAGAACAGTCAAACCACAGTTATTGGGCGACCTGGTGAACCAATATGGAATCAG GATTTTGATATGCTTGTTGCCAACCCAAGGAAGCAAAAATTACAGATCCAGGTCAAAGATAGTCTTGGATTCACAGATTTGACCATTGGTACTGGGGAG GTTGAGCTGGGATCTCTTCAGGACACCGTCCCTACAGACAAGATTGTAGCCCTAAAGGGAGGTTGGGATCTATTTAGGAAGGGTTCTGCTGGAGAAATATTACTCCGGTTAACATACAAAGCGTATGTtgaggatgaagaagatgataaaaCCAAGGAAGAATCTGTAGATCCCGATGTTTCTGATGACGAGATGTTGGATTCTGACGAAGCAGACACAACACCAGAACAGCCTCAAGGAACCTCAGATGCAACAGAGAAAGAATCTTTCATGGATGTACTTGCAGCTTTGATCGTAAGTGAGGAATTTCTTGGGATAGTGGCATCTGAAACAGGATATTCAAAAACTACTGAAGATGTCACGAAATCGGCATCATCTCGAGCACAAACACCTGATCGTCTTGCAGATAGCGTACCTCCTGGTCCAGGAAGTGGTGTCGTTAGTCCTGAAG ATTCAGCATTGTTTTGGTTTGCGGTGATAACAAGTGTCGCTGTGCTGATAGCGTTCAATGTGGGTGGTTCAAGTTTCTTCAATCCTTGA